The following coding sequences are from one Primulina eburnea isolate SZY01 chromosome 15, ASM2296580v1, whole genome shotgun sequence window:
- the LOC140814880 gene encoding loganic acid O-methyltransferase-like, translated as MAAPMNAGSGTYSYANNSSYQRTGFNSAKNLIKDVLIQSVDVKTLMSSTSNTFTITDLGCSTGPNTFLAMENIIHAIEQKYRSQANDSSCLEFQVFFNDQVSNDFNTLFASLPVNRNYYAAGVPGSFRGRLFPNSSICLAYCASSIHWLSKIPEQLVDKNSKAWNKGKIHYTDARDEVVSAYAAQFDEDMDGFLNARGKEIVRGGMIVIISPGVPDGVLANHVGITFRFVESILIAMVKEGLIKQDEVDSFNIPHVYPSVKQMSKIVDKNGCFSVVKMELRNTRTDLEASLDRDGAIIHLRAAMEGTFLRHFGRKTAEELFKRTIQQKSELYDMLDKSGSEVGAQIFAVLVRK; from the exons ATGGCAGCTCCAATGAATGCAGGCAGTGGCACATATAGCTATGCCAACAATTCAAGTTACCAG CGAACGGGCTTCAATTCGGCGAAAAACCTGATCAAGGATGTCCTGATCCAAAGTGTTGACGTGAAAACCCTGATGTCATCAACTTCAAACACGTTCACAATCACAGATTTGGGTTGTTCCACTGGACCCAACACTTTCTTAGCCATGGAAAATATAATCCATGCCATCGAACAAAAGTATCGCTCCCAAGCCAACGATTCCAGCTGCCTCGAATTCCAAGTTTTTTTCAACGACCAAGTTTCTAATGACTTCAATACCCTATTTGCATCTCTTCCTGTTAATAGGAACTACTATGCAGCTGGGGTTCCAGGGTCTTTTCGAGGCCGGTTGTTCCCAAACTCATCCATTTGCTTAGCATATTGCGCTTCTTCAATCCATTGGCTTTCCAAGATACCTGAACAACTGGTTGACAAAAACTCTAAGGCGTGGAATAAAGGTAAAATTCACTATACGGACGCAAGGGATGAAGTTGTGTCTGCTTATGCAGCACAATTCGATGAGGATATGGACGGATTTTTAAATGCGAGAGGGAAAGAGATCGTGCGAGGGGGAATGATTGTGATAATCTCGCCTGGTGTGCCTGATGGAGTTCTTGCAAATCATGTCGGAATAACTTTTCGTTTCGTCGAATCCATCCTCATTGCGATGGTAAAAGAG GGACTGATAAAACAAGATGAAGTGGACTCATTCAACATCCCTCACGTATATCCTTCAGTCAAACAAATGTCGAAAATCGTGGATAAAAATGGGTGTTTCAGCGTTGTGAAAATGGAGCTAAGGAACACCAGAACAGACCTCGAAGCATCTTTGGACCGTGACGGTGCGATAATACACCTTCGAGCTGCCATGGAAGGAACTTTTCTCAGACATTTTGGAaggaaaacagctgaagaacTCTTTAAAAGGACCATTCAGCAGAAATCAGAACTTTATGACATGCTGGATAAATCAGGAAGTGAGGTTGGTGCTCAGATATTCGCAGTTCTGGTGCGAAAATGA
- the LOC140815625 gene encoding uncharacterized mitochondrial protein AtMg00860-like: MDLMNRVFKPFLDQSIVVFIDDILVYSPDETSHEERLHLALQTLRENKIYAKFSKCEFWLRSVSFLGHVISREGVSMDPRKVEAIIEWPRPKNATDIRSFLGLAGYYRKFVEGFPR; encoded by the coding sequence atggatctgatgaacagAGTATTCAAGCCATTCCTGGATCAAAGCATAGtggtattcattgacgatatcctaGTCTATTCTCCTGACGAGACGAGCCATGAAGAGCGCCTTCACCTTGCTCTGCAGACCTTAAGAGAgaataagatctatgctaagttcagcaagtgtgaattctggctaagGAGTGTGTCATTTCTAGGACACGTAATCTCGAGAGAAGGAGTGTCAATGGATCCAAGAAAAGTAGAGGCAATAATCGAGTGGCCGagacctaagaacgccaccgaCATCAGAAGCTTTCTTGGATTGGCAGGTTACTACCGGAAGTTTGTCGAGGGGTTTCCTCGATAG